In a single window of the Nicotiana tomentosiformis chromosome 10, ASM39032v3, whole genome shotgun sequence genome:
- the LOC138899698 gene encoding uncharacterized protein — MTKEVHLLASLGVRLLDSEGGGVVLQKMAESSLVAEVKEMQFSDPYLLQSKEGIHKHKTTAFEQGRDDGTLRYRGRLCVPDIDGLRERIMSEAHNSRYSIHPGSTKMYHDLKEIYWWNDMKKNVGDFVAKCPNCQQVKAEYQRPGGLA; from the coding sequence ATGACGAAGGAAGTCCACCTCTTAGCAAGTCTAGGAGTTCGACTTTTGGACTCCGAAGGTGGTGGCGTTGTTCTTCAGAAAATGGCTGAATCTTCCTTAGTAGCCGAAGTGAAGGAAATGCAGTTCAGTGATCCATACTTATTGCAGTCGAAGGAAGGGATTCACAAACACAAGACTACGGCTTTTGAACAAGGGAgagatgatggtactttgaggtacAGAGGTAGACTATGCGTTCCAGACATAGATGGGCTGAGAGAGCGGATTATGTCAGAAGCCcacaattccaggtattctattcacccaggttccacaaagatgtatcatgatcttaaggagatTTATTGGTGGAACGACATGAAAAAGAACGTTGGAGATTTTGTGGCtaagtgtccaaattgtcagcaagtgaaagcCGAATACCAAAGGCCTGGTGGTTTGGCTTAG
- the LOC138899699 gene encoding uncharacterized protein, translated as MPAKKKYTKRASVTSQGATTNAAQEEDTPAQGVASGSVPNTSDIDVRGAIQFLTQIVATQAQRQGKSVVHETGSSRSKEFLNMKPPVFTWSRKDEDPQNFIDKVQKIFRVMHATDTKAAELTAYQLKDVANTWERQDRLKEEERLKREKDREFSKRAKSAGNFSCEGSQAGGNRQFFRKSKSGLAPSSGSAPVQRSKFNRKNQNFRAADSQSQASVDYKVHGFPVCNTCGKRHPGVCHSGTNGCFGCGQHGHFLGDYPSERQNNGGNVAQSTNSATPQNSQAQQGHGV; from the exons ATGCCTGCAAAAAAAAAGTACACCAAGAGGGCCTCAGTTACTAGCCAAGGGGCTACGACTAATGCTGCTCAGGAAGAGGACACTCCGGCCCAGGGAGTTGCATCGGGCTCAGTGCCCAATACTTCAGACATAGATGTTAGGGGAGCTATCCAGTTTCTCACCCAAATTGTTGCTACTCAGGCTCAAAGGCAGGGAAAAAGTGTTGTTCATGAGACTGGTAGTTCCAGGTCCAAAGAATTCCTCAACATGAAACCTCCAGTTTTCACATGGTCCAGAAAGGATGAGGATCCGCAAAACTTCATTGATAAGGTTCAAAAGATATTTCGAGTGATGCATGCTACAGACACTAAGGCAGCAGAGCTTACTGCGTACCAGCTGAAGGATGTTGCTAACACTTG GGAACGACAAGACAGGTTGAAGGAAGAAGAGCGGCTAAAGAGAGAGAAAGATAGGGAATTCAGCAAGAGAGCTAAGTCTGCAGGAAATTTCAGCTGTGAGGGATCTCAAGCAGGTGGAAATCGCCAGTTCTTCAGGAAATCAAAATCAGGACTTGCTCCATCTTCAGGTAGTGCACCAGTTCAAAGGTCCAAGTTTAACAGGAAAAACCAAAATTTCAGAGCAGCAGACTCACAGTCACAAGCTAGTGTggactacaaagtccatggtttCCCTGTTTGCAACACGTGTGGTAAAAGGCACCCAGGGGTATGTCATTCAGGCACAAATGGTTGCTTTGGGTGCGGTCAGCATGGCCACTTCTTGGGGGATTATCCATCAGAAAGGCAGAATAATGGAGGCAATGTAGCTCAGTCCACTAATTCAGCAACCCCTCAGAACTCTCAGGCCCAACAAGGGCATGGTGTTTGA